In one window of Helianthus annuus cultivar XRQ/B chromosome 17, HanXRQr2.0-SUNRISE, whole genome shotgun sequence DNA:
- the LOC110922493 gene encoding auxin-induced protein 10A5, which translates to MSPAIEKSSRIQHIVRVRQMLRRWRRRSSSTSPRRFIAADVPAGHVAICVGSNLRRFIVRATYLNHPIFQKLLTEAEEEYGFNNIGPLTIPCEETEFEQILWLIDNGKKSGRYVNLEEFQRCCHVDYVGESKPLLHGSVC; encoded by the coding sequence ATGTCACCGGCGATCGAGAAATCAAGCAGGATTCAACACATTGTACGAGTCCGACAGATGCTCCGCCGCTGGCGCCGGAGATCCTCCTCCACATCTCCTCGCCGGTTCATCGCCGCCGATGTTCCGGCCGGACACGTGGCGATCTGCGTCGGCAGCAATTTACGGCGGTTTATTGTTCGAGCGACGTACTTAAACCATCCGATTTTCCAGAAGCTTCTAACGGAAGCTGAAGAAGAATACGGTTTTAACAACATCGGTCCGTTAACGATTCCGTGTGAAGAAACGGAGTTTGAACAGATCCTTTGGTTAATCGATAACGGCAAAAAGTCCGGCCGTTACGTGAATCTCGAGGAGTTTCAGAGATGCTGCCACGTGGACTACGTCGGTGAATCTAAACCGCTCCTTCATGGATCCGTGTGTTGA